Proteins encoded within one genomic window of [Enterobacter] lignolyticus SCF1:
- the yvcK gene encoding uridine diphosphate-N-acetylglucosamine-binding protein YvcK, with product MRNRTFADLDRVVALGGGHGLGRVMSSLSSLGSRLTGIVTTTDNGGSTGRIRRSEGGIAWGDMRNCLNQLITEPSVASAMFEYRFSGNGELSGHNLGNLMLKALDHLSVRPLEAINLIKNLLKVDASLIPMSEMAVDLMAIDAEGHEVYGEVNIDQLAVPPKELSLYPAVATTREAVQAIAQADLILIGPGSFYTSLMPILLLPEMAQALRRTPAPMVYIANLGRELSPAAASLTLRERVSTMEHYVGKPAIDAVVVGPHEDIRGMEDRVVIQRPLEARDIRYRHDRHLLRKALEDAIQLLG from the coding sequence ATGCGCAATCGTACTTTTGCGGATCTCGATCGCGTCGTCGCGCTGGGCGGCGGGCACGGTCTGGGACGCGTGATGTCCTCCCTCTCTTCGCTGGGATCTCGTTTAACCGGGATTGTTACGACCACGGATAACGGCGGATCCACCGGACGCATTCGCCGCTCGGAGGGCGGTATCGCCTGGGGAGATATGCGCAATTGCCTGAACCAGCTGATTACCGAACCCAGCGTGGCGTCGGCGATGTTTGAGTACCGTTTTAGCGGTAATGGCGAACTTTCCGGCCATAACCTCGGAAATTTGATGCTAAAGGCGCTGGATCACCTGAGCGTGCGCCCTCTTGAGGCGATCAATTTAATCAAAAACCTGCTGAAGGTTGACGCCTCGCTGATCCCGATGTCGGAAATGGCCGTCGATCTGATGGCTATCGATGCTGAAGGCCACGAGGTGTACGGCGAAGTCAACATCGACCAGCTCGCGGTGCCGCCAAAAGAGCTCTCGCTCTACCCCGCCGTCGCCACGACCCGGGAAGCGGTGCAGGCCATTGCCCAGGCCGACCTGATACTGATTGGGCCGGGCAGTTTTTACACCAGCCTGATGCCGATTCTGCTGCTGCCGGAGATGGCGCAGGCCCTGCGCCGCACCCCGGCGCCGATGGTCTATATCGCCAACCTCGGGCGGGAACTCAGCCCGGCGGCCGCCAGCCTGACGCTACGGGAACGAGTGAGCACCATGGAGCACTACGTCGGCAAACCGGCGATCGACGCGGTGGTCGTCGGCCCGCATGAGGATATCCGCGGCATGGAAGACCGCGTGGTCATCCAGCGGCCGCTCGAGGCCCGCGATATTCGCTACCGCCACGATCGCCACCTGCTGCGCAAGGCGCTGGAAGACGCGATTCAGTTGCTGGGGTAA
- the pmrB gene encoding two-component system sensor histidine kinase PmrB, protein MPSAREKWTMRRQLLLTIATILLVCQLISVFWLWHESKEQIQLLVESAIHGHNNRKHIEHEVREAVASLLIPSLLIIGLALWISLQAVKRITRPLYDLQQELNSRTPDNLQPITLPESVSEVDAVTAAINQLVERLNLTLDRERMFTADVAHELRTPLAGLKLHLELMAKVHGVKVEPLLQRLDQMTDSITQLLQLARVGQSFSAGSYQQVMLIADVVLPIQGELETMLAHRGQTLRVPDGVNDVTVSGDATLLRVLLRNLVENAHRYSPENSVITIGVSPGSLAVEDEGPGIDEAKSGELSKAFVRMDSRYGGIGLGLSIVTRIAQLHDAQFFLNNRKPEPGARAWVKFPRRLR, encoded by the coding sequence CTGCCTTCTGCCCGTGAAAAATGGACGATGCGTCGCCAGCTTCTGCTGACCATCGCGACTATCCTGCTGGTCTGCCAGCTTATCAGCGTGTTCTGGCTGTGGCATGAGAGCAAAGAGCAGATCCAGCTGCTGGTCGAAAGCGCTATCCACGGGCACAACAACCGCAAGCACATTGAGCATGAGGTGCGTGAAGCGGTGGCGAGCCTGCTGATTCCCAGCCTGCTGATTATCGGCCTGGCGCTGTGGATAAGCCTGCAGGCGGTCAAGCGCATCACCCGCCCGCTCTACGATCTCCAGCAGGAGCTGAACAGCCGCACGCCGGACAACCTGCAGCCCATCACCCTGCCGGAGTCGGTCAGCGAAGTGGACGCGGTGACCGCCGCCATCAACCAGCTGGTTGAGCGGCTTAATCTGACGCTGGACCGCGAGCGCATGTTTACCGCCGACGTGGCGCACGAGCTGCGCACCCCGCTGGCGGGCCTGAAGCTGCATCTGGAGCTGATGGCTAAAGTGCACGGCGTGAAGGTCGAGCCGTTGCTGCAACGTCTCGACCAGATGACCGACAGCATTACGCAGCTGCTGCAGCTGGCGCGGGTTGGACAATCCTTTTCCGCGGGAAGCTATCAGCAGGTCATGCTAATCGCCGACGTCGTTTTACCGATTCAGGGCGAGCTGGAAACGATGCTGGCCCATCGCGGGCAAACGCTGCGGGTGCCTGACGGAGTAAACGACGTCACGGTGTCCGGCGACGCGACGCTGCTGCGGGTGCTGCTGCGCAATCTGGTGGAAAACGCCCATCGCTACAGCCCGGAAAACTCGGTGATTACGATCGGCGTCTCGCCGGGATCGCTTGCCGTCGAAGACGAAGGTCCGGGAATCGACGAGGCCAAAAGCGGGGAGCTCAGCAAAGCCTTTGTGCGTATGGACAGCCGCTACGGCGGCATTGGGCTCGGCTTAAGCATTGTGACCCGTATCGCCCAGTTGCACGATGCGCAGTTCTTTTTGAACAACCGCAAGCCGGAGCCGGGCGCACGCGCGTGGGTGAAATTTCCGCGGCGGTTACGTTAA
- the pmrA gene encoding two-component system response regulator PmrA: MKVLVVEDDSLLLQGLILAMQSEGYVCDGVTTAHEAALCLANSHYSLMVLDLGLPDEDGLDFLSRIRREKFSLPVLILTARDTVNDRIEGLDTGADDYLVKPFALEELNARVRALLRRHNNQGDNEISVGNIRINVTRRQVWLEETQLELTPKEYALLSRLMAKAGSPVHREILYNDIYSWDNEPSTNTLEVHIHNLRDKIGKSRIRTVRGFGYMLVKSGDVE, encoded by the coding sequence ATGAAAGTGCTGGTTGTTGAAGACGATTCGCTACTGCTGCAAGGACTCATTCTGGCGATGCAGAGCGAAGGGTATGTGTGCGATGGCGTCACCACCGCGCACGAGGCGGCGCTGTGCCTGGCGAACAGCCACTACAGCCTGATGGTGCTGGATCTCGGGCTGCCGGACGAAGACGGGCTGGATTTTCTCAGCCGTATTCGCCGGGAGAAATTCTCCCTGCCGGTTCTGATCCTGACCGCCCGGGATACCGTCAATGACCGTATTGAGGGCCTCGACACCGGCGCTGACGACTATCTGGTGAAACCGTTCGCTCTGGAAGAACTCAACGCCCGCGTCCGCGCGCTGCTGCGCCGTCACAACAATCAGGGCGATAACGAAATCAGCGTCGGCAATATCCGCATCAACGTCACCCGTCGCCAGGTCTGGCTGGAGGAGACCCAGCTTGAGCTGACGCCGAAGGAGTACGCCCTGCTGTCGCGCCTGATGGCCAAGGCCGGCAGTCCGGTACACCGGGAAATCCTCTACAACGATATTTATAGCTGGGATAACGAACCGTCCACCAACACCCTGGAAGTCCATATCCATAACCTGCGCGATAAGATTGGCAAATCGCGGATCCGCACCGTACGCGGGTTTGGCTATATGCTGGTGAAATCCGGAGACGTTGAGTAA
- the eptA gene encoding phosphoethanolamine transferase EptA, which produces MSLFCLRRPALGRLTYLVLFALYIALFLNIAFYKQAFALLPVDSLHNALVFLSMPVVAFSVINILITLASFFWLDRLLITLFILVSAAAQYFILTFGVIIDRGMITNIIDTTPAESFALMSTKMVVVILLSGMLAVALAWWIKMKKPARAWRSIAFRAGSIGVSALLIVVVALLFYKDYASLFRNNKELVKSLNPSNSIVAANSWYSHHQMANQPLIRIGEDATQRPEMKSGPRRNLTILVVGETTRAENFSLGGYSRNTTPRLAKDNVVYFPKTTSCGTATAVSVPCMFSNMPRARYDEELAQHQEGLLDVIQRAGVKVLWNENDGGCKGACDRVPHQDMTALNLPGMCIDGECHDDVLFHGLETYIDNLKGDGVIVLHTIGSHGPTYYNRYRPEQQTFTPTCDSNEIQTCTQQQLVNTYDNTIVNVDYVVDKAIKLLQSRQAQFTTSLVYLSDHGESLGENGVYLHGLPWSIAPDTQKHVPMLIWLSDDYQQRYGVNYSCLKKRAAENAYSQDNLFSTMLGILGVSTREYQASDDIIAPCRGA; this is translated from the coding sequence ATGTCTCTATTTTGCCTGCGCCGTCCGGCGCTTGGGCGTTTGACCTATTTGGTTCTTTTTGCCCTTTATATCGCACTCTTTCTGAATATCGCGTTTTACAAACAGGCCTTCGCGCTGCTGCCGGTGGACTCGCTGCATAACGCGCTGGTCTTTCTCTCGATGCCGGTCGTGGCCTTCAGCGTCATCAATATTCTTATCACCCTGGCCTCATTTTTCTGGCTCGATCGCCTGCTGATCACCCTGTTCATCCTGGTAAGCGCCGCCGCGCAGTACTTTATCTTAACCTTCGGCGTGATTATCGATCGCGGGATGATAACCAACATCATCGACACCACCCCGGCCGAAAGCTTTGCGCTGATGTCGACCAAAATGGTCGTCGTCATCCTGCTTTCCGGCATGCTGGCGGTCGCTCTTGCCTGGTGGATCAAAATGAAGAAGCCGGCGCGGGCCTGGCGCAGCATCGCCTTTCGCGCGGGAAGCATCGGCGTTTCTGCGCTGCTCATCGTGGTTGTCGCCCTGCTGTTTTATAAAGATTACGCCTCGCTGTTTCGCAACAACAAAGAGCTGGTGAAATCCCTGAACCCGTCGAACAGCATCGTCGCCGCTAACTCCTGGTATTCGCACCACCAGATGGCGAACCAGCCGCTGATCCGAATCGGTGAAGACGCTACCCAGCGCCCCGAAATGAAGAGCGGCCCGCGCCGCAACCTGACGATTCTGGTGGTGGGGGAAACCACGCGGGCGGAAAACTTCTCGCTCGGCGGCTATTCCCGCAACACCACCCCGCGGCTGGCCAAGGACAACGTGGTTTACTTCCCGAAAACCACCTCCTGCGGCACCGCCACGGCGGTCTCCGTTCCCTGCATGTTCTCCAACATGCCGCGCGCCCGCTACGACGAAGAGCTGGCGCAGCATCAGGAAGGGCTGCTGGACGTCATCCAGCGCGCCGGCGTTAAGGTGCTGTGGAACGAAAACGACGGCGGCTGCAAAGGCGCCTGCGACCGCGTACCGCATCAGGATATGACGGCCCTCAATCTGCCCGGCATGTGTATCGACGGCGAATGCCACGACGACGTGCTGTTCCACGGTCTGGAAACGTACATCGACAACCTGAAAGGCGACGGCGTTATCGTCCTGCACACCATCGGCAGCCACGGCCCGACCTACTACAACCGCTATCGCCCGGAACAGCAGACCTTTACCCCAACCTGCGACAGCAATGAAATCCAGACCTGTACGCAGCAGCAGCTGGTCAACACCTACGACAACACCATTGTCAACGTCGATTACGTTGTCGATAAGGCCATTAAGCTGCTGCAGTCACGGCAGGCGCAGTTCACCACAAGCCTGGTGTACCTCTCGGATCACGGCGAGTCGCTGGGGGAAAACGGCGTCTATCTGCACGGCCTGCCGTGGTCAATCGCGCCGGACACGCAAAAACACGTGCCGATGCTTATCTGGCTGTCTGACGATTACCAGCAGCGCTACGGCGTTAATTACTCGTGCCTGAAGAAGCGCGCCGCCGAGAATGCGTACTCTCAGGATAATCTTTTCTCAACCATGTTAGGTATACTGGGGGTCAGCACCCGGGAATATCAGGCGAGCGATGACATTATCGCGCCGTGCAGAGGAGCATAA
- the moaA gene encoding GTP 3',8-cyclase MoaA codes for MASQLTDAFARKFYYLRLSITDVCNFRCTYCLPDGYKPGSVSNNGFLTVDEIRRVTRAFSALGTEKVRLTGGEPSLRRDFVDIIAAVRENPVIRQIAVTTNGYRLARDAALWRDAGLTHVNVSVDSLDARQFHAITGQDKFRQVMDGIDAAFAAGFDKVKVNTVLMRDVNHHQLDTFLAWIKPRRIQLRFIELMETGEGSDLFRKHHISGMVLRDELLKRGWIHQLRQRSDGPAQVFCHPDYAGEIGLIMPYEKDFCASCNRLRVSSTGKLHLCLFGDGGISLRDLMADDTQQQALEARISSALTAKKQTHFLHQGNTGITQNLSYIGG; via the coding sequence ATGGCCTCACAACTCACTGATGCTTTCGCACGCAAGTTTTACTATTTGCGTCTGTCGATAACCGATGTGTGCAATTTTCGTTGCACCTACTGCCTGCCGGATGGCTACAAGCCCGGCAGCGTCAGCAATAACGGTTTTCTTACCGTCGATGAAATTCGTCGCGTGACCCGCGCCTTCTCCGCGCTCGGCACGGAAAAAGTGCGCCTGACCGGCGGGGAACCGTCGCTGCGCCGCGACTTTGTCGACATTATCGCGGCGGTGCGGGAAAACCCGGTGATTCGCCAGATTGCGGTGACCACCAACGGTTATCGCCTGGCGCGCGATGCCGCGCTCTGGCGCGATGCCGGCCTGACGCACGTCAACGTCAGCGTCGACAGCCTGGATGCCCGTCAGTTTCACGCCATCACCGGGCAGGACAAGTTCCGGCAGGTGATGGACGGTATTGATGCCGCATTCGCCGCGGGCTTTGATAAAGTGAAGGTCAACACCGTGCTGATGCGCGATGTCAACCACCACCAGCTCGACACCTTTCTGGCCTGGATCAAACCGCGCCGCATTCAGTTACGCTTCATTGAGCTAATGGAAACCGGCGAGGGCAGTGACCTGTTCCGCAAGCACCATATCTCAGGCATGGTGCTGCGTGATGAACTGCTTAAGCGTGGCTGGATCCATCAACTCCGACAGCGCAGCGACGGCCCGGCGCAGGTCTTTTGTCATCCGGATTACGCCGGAGAGATCGGCTTAATCATGCCGTATGAAAAAGACTTTTGCGCCAGCTGTAACCGTCTGCGCGTCTCCTCGACGGGAAAACTGCACCTGTGCCTGTTTGGCGACGGCGGCATCAGTCTGCGCGATCTGATGGCTGACGATACCCAGCAGCAGGCGCTGGAGGCGCGGATCTCAAGCGCGCTGACCGCGAAAAAGCAGACCCATTTCCTGCATCAGGGCAATACCGGAATTACCCAGAACCTCTCATATATCGGCGGTTAA
- the moaB gene encoding molybdenum cofactor biosynthesis protein B — translation MSQVSAEFIPTRIAVLTVSSRRGEEDDTSGHYLRDVAHEAGHQVVDKAIVKENRYAIRAQVSAWIARDDVQVVLINGGTGFTDGDQAPEALLPLFDREIEGFGEVFRMLSFEEIGTSTLQSRAVAGVANRTLIFAMPGSTKACRTAWENIIAPQLDARTRPCNFHPHLKK, via the coding sequence ATGAGTCAGGTGAGCGCTGAATTTATCCCGACCCGCATTGCGGTTCTTACCGTGTCCAGCCGCCGCGGCGAAGAAGACGATACCTCCGGCCACTATCTGCGCGATGTGGCGCATGAGGCCGGGCATCAGGTGGTCGATAAAGCCATCGTGAAAGAAAACCGCTACGCCATTCGCGCGCAGGTTTCCGCGTGGATAGCCCGCGATGACGTTCAGGTGGTGCTGATTAACGGCGGCACCGGTTTTACCGACGGCGACCAGGCGCCGGAAGCGCTGCTGCCGCTGTTCGATCGCGAAATCGAAGGTTTCGGCGAAGTGTTCCGGATGCTGTCGTTTGAAGAAATTGGCACCTCGACGCTGCAGTCCCGCGCGGTCGCGGGGGTGGCGAACCGCACGCTGATTTTCGCGATGCCGGGCTCGACCAAAGCCTGCCGCACCGCCTGGGAAAATATTATCGCGCCGCAGCTCGATGCGCGTACGCGCCCGTGTAACTTTCATCCTCATTTAAAGAAATAA